TCTTGATTCGAAAGAGGTCAAGATGTACGCATGCGGACCGACCGTTTACGACTATCCTCACATCGGAAATTACCGGGCTTACGTATTTGAAGATCTGTTACGCAGGTATTTAGAGTACAAAGGCTATAAGGTCAAAATGGTTATGAACATAACCGACGTTGACGACAAGACGATTGCCGCTTCGGGTGGAAACAAAGCCGAGCTGAAGAAATTGACAACAGAATTTGAAAATGATTTTAGGAAGGGTCTTAATACTCTGAAGGTCAAACCCGCTGACGAATATCCGAGGGCTTCTGAAACGGTAGTTGAGATGGTCGCTCTGATAGAGCGTCTTATTGACAAGGGCGCTGCCTATCAGACGGACGACGGCTCCGTTTATTTTTCGATAGAGAAGTACGCCGAATACGGGAAGCTGGTTCACCTGAAACCGGAGGAGATGAAAGCGGGAGAGAGGGTATCCGACGATGATTACGAGAAGGAGGGAGCGCGTGATTTTGCGCTCTGGAAGAGCTGGAAAGAGGAGGACGGTGAGATTTACTGGGAGACTCCGCTGGGCAAGGGAAGACCCGGATGGCATATAGAATGTTCCGCAATGTCGATGAAATATCTCGGTGAGCAGCTCGACCTGCACTGCGGAGGCGTCGACAACATCTTCCCGCACCACGAAAATGAAATAGCGCAAAGCGAAGCCGCTACCGGAAAACCGTTCGTCAAGTACTGGGTGCATTGTGAACATTTGATCCTCGAAGGGGAAAAGATGTCGAAATCGCTCGGAAACATCAAATTGCTTGAAGACTTGATCGGAGATGGGTATTCACCGGAAGCGATACGGCTTGCGCTGCTCTCTACTCACTACCGCTCGAAGCTGGACTTGACCGAGGCTAAACTGAAAGAGGCGGAGGGGAATATCCTGAAAATAACCGATTTTATCCACAGTATGGAGAGAGTGAAAGAGGAAGGAAGAATTGTGGGTGCAATTAGTGATGTGAAAGCCAATAGCATGAATGATGAATTCAGTGAAGCTTTAGATGATGACTTGAACGTATCAAAAGCCCTGTCAGCTCTTTACAGGACTATGCGAAAAGCAAATACTTTAAAAGACGATGATGATATAGGGAAAGATCAAGCTGGAGAATTTCTTCGTGAATTGGAACATATGGATGAAGTTCTGGGGATATTACCCCCAAAAGAGGGGAAAATAGGCGAAGAAATCTATAATAAGATCAATGAGAGGGAAAAAGCGCGCAGTGAAAAAGATTGGGCGTTGTCGGATAAGATCCGGGATGAGCTGTACGAAATGGGATACATATTAGAGGATTCACCTGATGGAACTATTCCGAAGCGTAGATAATAGTTTCAACCTAAACCGCTTGATTCTGAGGTGATGCTTGGATATATTAGCTGAACCCAAGTTGGCAGTGACAAAGAATTCGACAG
This is a stretch of genomic DNA from Candidatus Neomarinimicrobiota bacterium. It encodes these proteins:
- a CDS encoding cysteine--tRNA ligase, with amino-acid sequence MALRLYNTLTRKKEEFEPLDSKEVKMYACGPTVYDYPHIGNYRAYVFEDLLRRYLEYKGYKVKMVMNITDVDDKTIAASGGNKAELKKLTTEFENDFRKGLNTLKVKPADEYPRASETVVEMVALIERLIDKGAAYQTDDGSVYFSIEKYAEYGKLVHLKPEEMKAGERVSDDDYEKEGARDFALWKSWKEEDGEIYWETPLGKGRPGWHIECSAMSMKYLGEQLDLHCGGVDNIFPHHENEIAQSEAATGKPFVKYWVHCEHLILEGEKMSKSLGNIKLLEDLIGDGYSPEAIRLALLSTHYRSKLDLTEAKLKEAEGNILKITDFIHSMERVKEEGRIVGAISDVKANSMNDEFSEALDDDLNVSKALSALYRTMRKANTLKDDDDIGKDQAGEFLRELEHMDEVLGILPPKEGKIGEEIYNKINEREKARSEKDWALSDKIRDELYEMGYILEDSPDGTIPKRR